In one window of Nicotiana tabacum cultivar K326 chromosome 12, ASM71507v2, whole genome shotgun sequence DNA:
- the LOC142167231 gene encoding uncharacterized protein LOC142167231, with the protein MRTSAGATPYMLVYGTEVVIPSEVEILSLRVIQEDKLDDAEWIRVRQEQLVLINKKGMDVVCHGQLYQNRMASVFNRKVKLWEFTLWLLVLMKIFPHQEEAKGKFAMKWQGPYVVHGVLSGGGILAEMDSRVGTKPINSEAIRRYYI; encoded by the coding sequence ATGAGAACGTCCGCTGGAGCAACGCCTtacatgttggtatatggcacagaAGTTGTGATCCCCTCAGAGGTCGAGATACTATCTTTGAGAGTAATTCAGGAAGACAAACtagatgatgcagaatggatacgtGTCAGGCAAGAACAACTCGTGCTCATCAATAAAAAGGGAATGGAcgtagtatgtcatggtcaactgtatCAAAATAGGATGGCCAGTGTGTTCAATAGGAAGGTGAAACTTTGGGAGTTCACACTATGGCTGCTGGTTTTGATGAAGATATTCCCTCATCAAGAAGAGGCCAAAGGAAAGTTTGCAATGAAATGGCAAGGTCCTTATGTGGTCCATGGAGTATTGTCGGGAGGAGGTATCCTAGCAGAAATGGACAGCAGAGTCGGCACAAAACCCATCAACTCAGAAGCAATCAGGAGATACtacatttga